Proteins found in one Methylophilaceae bacterium genomic segment:
- a CDS encoding FxsA family protein — protein sequence MRLFILLILLSFPIAEIYLLLELADEYGWWLLLYLVVITYLGLQLIKGERQMMSAKMMQSLQTGGNPFKTIMGSARNLVAGILLVIPGVITDIIAVILLLIPIQQSRIDSNAGSYQSGGSGTDNHGFEGHYRKTNTRSANDDIIEGEYEEIKEPKPDATIISIDKETDK from the coding sequence ATGCGTTTATTTATCTTACTCATTTTACTGTCTTTTCCCATAGCAGAGATTTATCTGCTACTTGAATTGGCTGACGAATATGGCTGGTGGCTACTATTATACTTAGTCGTCATTACCTACCTTGGCTTACAACTCATTAAAGGTGAAAGACAAATGATGTCTGCCAAAATGATGCAAAGTTTACAAACAGGCGGCAATCCTTTTAAAACGATTATGGGTAGCGCCCGCAATTTAGTAGCGGGGATTTTATTGGTTATCCCGGGCGTGATTACCGATATTATTGCCGTTATTCTCCTACTCATCCCCATTCAACAGTCTCGTATCGATAGCAATGCTGGCAGTTATCAATCGGGCGGTTCAGGAACAGACAATCATGGATTTGAAGGCCATTATCGAAAAACCAATACTCGCTCAGCCAATGATGACATTATTGAGGGCGAATACGAGGAAATAAAAGAACCTAAGCCCGATGCAACCATTATTTCTATCGACAAAGAGACGGACAAATAA
- a CDS encoding divalent-cation tolerance protein CutA, with product MSKHRISKQPIVDKNKGKKNNSIVVLVHVPDLDCAKHIANALITAKLAACVNIGAACQSVYEWQGTIETQTEFPLEIKTHQRCYQAVEALILEMHPYELPGIIALNVHGGYHAYLQWVSAQLSIG from the coding sequence ATGTCTAAACATCGTATTTCAAAACAGCCTATTGTAGACAAGAATAAAGGCAAAAAAAATAATAGCATAGTGGTGCTGGTACATGTGCCAGATTTAGATTGTGCTAAACATATTGCAAATGCACTGATTACCGCTAAACTAGCGGCCTGTGTCAATATTGGTGCAGCCTGTCAATCCGTTTATGAATGGCAAGGTACAATAGAAACACAAACTGAGTTTCCACTCGAGATTAAAACACATCAACGTTGCTATCAAGCAGTGGAAGCCCTTATTTTAGAGATGCACCCATACGAACTTCCTGGCATCATCGCACTCAATGTACATGGTGGTTATCATGCTTATTTACAATGGGTGAGTGCGCAACTTTCAATAGGATAA